The DNA sequence GCCCGAGCGCGCCGGTGACGGCGATGTACCCGATGTCGTGCCCGGCGGCCCGTGCGAGCGGCCCGTCCTGCCCCCATCCGGTCATCCGCCCGTACACCAGCCGGGGGTTGCGCGCGAGGCACGGCCCGGGCCCGACGCCGAGCCGCTCGGCGACCCCGGGCCGGTACCCCTCCAGCAGCACGTCGGCCCGCCCGACGAGGTCGAGCACGGCCTCCACCCCGCCGTCCGCCTTCAGATCGACGGTCACGGAGCGCTTGTTGCGGTGGGTGACGTCCCGCCGCGGATCGATGCCCAGCCCGGGTCCTCCCGGCCGGTCGACCCGGACCACATCGGCCCCCAGGTCCCCCAGCAGCATCCCCGCGAACGGCCCGGGCCCGATCCCGGCCAGCTCGACGACCCGCACCCCGGCGAGCGGCCCACCCGCTGCATCTGCCATCCGGCTCGCTCCCCGTGACCGTCGCCCCTGCCGACGACGTCTCTCCGACGGACTCTCCAGGACGAATCTCTATGACAAGACCGCTGTAACACTCGTGATGTTAAGAACGTGTTCCACTCTCCACAAGCCCCGGGCGCCGGACGCCACTTGACGGGGGCGATCGGGAGCCCGTACGTCACCCGTCGAGCCGCGCCACCAACCGCTTCGGCGCGATGGTGCGGTAGCTCTCCTCCACCCAGTCGCAGAGCAGCTCCACGGGCGCACCCCCGCCGGCGAGCGGCACGGACACCCAGCCGGACCGCCCCAGCCCGTACCCCGAGGGCGCGGCACCGGGCACGGCGAGGGCATGGCCGTGCGCCTCCTCGTCCCGCAGCTTGACGCTGATCCCGGGCGCCTCCGCGCCCTCGGCGCCCAGGAAGACGAAGATCTTCTTGTTGACCTTGACGACGGCACTCTCGTCCCAGGGGAACTCCTCGACGGCCTCGGGGAGGGAGAGGGCGAACTCGCGGATCCTGGCGCGGGTGCTGCGGGTGCTGCGGGGCGCGGACGGCATGGGGGCTCCGGTGGTGGGTGGCGGCGGTGGGTGGCGGTGATCGTTCACGTCCACGCTAGGGGCTGACGCCGCCGCACTCCCGCCGCCCCCGTTCACAGGGCTGGCCGCGCCGGGCGGGAGCGCCCGTTCACAGCAGTCCGCCGTCCTTCAGCAGGCGTTCCACCTCCCGCACCGCGTCCTCCGGCAGCGGCCGCAGCGGTGCTGCCGTGGCCCGGCAGGTGATCACTCCGAGGAGTTCGAGCGCCGCCTTGAAGGCCCCCACGGCCGCCGCCGTGCCGCTCATGTCCGTCGTGTCGCCCGCGCGGATCAGGGTCTGGAGGGTGGTGAGGCGGTTCTGTTCGGCGACCGCTTCCGGCCAGCGGCCGGCTCTGGCGTGGGTGTGGAGGCGGGTGTAGGCGGCCGGGTCGACGTTGCCGAGGCCGGCGACGACGCCGTCGGCGCCGATCAGGAGGGCGGCGTCGGCGGTGAGTTCGGAGCCGGTGAGGACGGTGAAGTGGCGGTCCAGGCCGCGGCGGCGGAGGGCCACCAGGAGGTGGCGCAGGGTGTCGAGGTCGCCGCTGCTGTCCTTGAGGCCGACGAGGGTGCGGTCCTCGGCGAGGTCCAGGAGGACGGCGGGCGGCAGCTTGGTGTGGACGCGGGAGGGGATGTCGTAGGCGAGCAGGGGCAGGCCCGTCTCGGCGCGGACGCGGCGGAAGTGGTCGGCGGTCTCGGCCGGGTGGGTGTCCGTGTAGAACGGCGCGGTGGCCACGAGGGCGTCGGCGCCCAGGCCGGCCGCCTCCCGCGCGCGCTCCAGCACGCGCGGGGTGGTCGTGTCGATGACGCCGGCGAGGACGGGGACGCGTCCGCCGGCCGCCTCGACGGTGGTCCGCACGACGGTACGGCGCTGCTCGTCGGTGAGGAAGACGGCCTCGCCGCAGGTGCCGAGCGCGAACAGTGCCGAGGCGCCGCCGTCCAGCACGTGCTCGACGAGCCGGCGCAGCGAGCCGGTGTCGACGGCACCTTCGAGGGTGAGGGGGGTGCAGAGGGGCGGGATGAATCCGGTCGGTCGTACGGTGGTCGGTCGCACGGGGTCCTCCGGGTGGTCGGGGCGGCCTGCCGGGGCCGGGCGGGGCGGGCGGCCTGCTGGGGCCTGCCTACCCAGGCGGCGGCAGGCGTCCACGCGGCCGGCTCCCACAGGTCTCGCGTCCGCCCGCCGGCAGTCCGTCGGTCAGCACGGCCCCAGGCTCTCAGCCGCCACTGACAACCGGAACGCCGTTCCTCCGTTTCGCCCTCGGCGCCCGTCCCTCGGCGCTCGCCCCTCAGCGCGCCTCCGCCAGCGCCCGCCGGCACAGCGCGTCCGCCGCGCGGGTCGTCTCGGGGAGGCGGTAGGTGCGGGCCAGGCCGAGGGTGTGGGCGCAGGCGCGGTCCAGGTTCACGCGGTGGCCGACGGAGACGTACACCGGTTTGACGCCCTCCCGGGTGCGCAGCGCGCGGCCGACCTCCTCGTCCCCGTCCAGCAGGGGCGCCGTGTCGCCGCGGGCCGGTCCGGGCGGCGCGTGGCGGAAGGTGAACGGGTTCTTCGCGACCCCGATCGTCGGCAGTCCCGTCAGTACGCCCAGGTGCGCGGCGAGGCCGAAGCGGCGCGGGTGGGCGAGGCCGTAGCCGTCGCAGACGACGAGGTCGGGGGTGGCGGGCAACCGGCCGAGCGCCGCCAGGACCGTCGGTATCTCGCGGAAGGCGAGCAGCCCGGGGACGTAGGGGAACGCCACCCGGCCGACGGCCGTGGCCTCCGCCACGACGCGCAGGGTGCGGGTGTCGAGGGCGACGGCCGCGGCGGCGACGAGGTCGCGCTCGTCGTCGTACGCGACGTCGACGCCCACGGCGGTCAGTTCGGCGCCGGGCACGGGGCCGGGTTCGTCGAGCACCACGCGGTCCCGGAGCGCGTCCTGGACGGCGAGCGCCTCCGCTTCGGTGGTGGGCCAGCCGGGGGGCGGTTCACCGGTCGGGTCATCAGTCGTGTGGTTCATGGCGAGGACACCGTACGGGACGGCCGCCCGGGCCGTAGCCTGTGATCATGTTCGTACTGGAGCTGACCTACATCGCGCCGCTCGACCGCGTGGAAGCCGCGCACGCCGAACACCTCGCCTGGCTGGACGCGCACTACGCGTCGGGGGTGTTCCTCGCCTCCGGGCGCAAGGTGCCCCGGGACGGCGGGGTCATCCTCGCGGTCGGCGAGGACCGGGCGAAGATGGAGGAGATCACGCGGAGCGATCCCTTCTCGGTGGCGGGGGTGTGCGAGTACACGATCACCGAGTTCGTCCCGACGAAGACCGCGCCGGCGCTGGAGGCGTACCGGGAGCAGCGGCCCCCGTCCTGAGCCGGGAGCCGCGGGGGGGGACAGGAACACAGGGACACAGGGACACAGGGGCCAATTCGCCTTTTTCGCCGTTCGGTTGTCCGCTTCGCGGCCGCCGCCGTGACCACTGCGACGGCAGGGACGCCAGGCAACGGAAGCCTGTTACGCGTGAACCCTCACTCTTGGCGGAAGTGCTTGCCTTCGTAGGTATTCGTAGGCAGAGGCGTGAAATGCCCTGTTCATTCAAGGGTCGTGACGCATCTCACGCTCGAATCAAGCACTGAGTCCCGCGATCCGCCGTCTCACCCTGCGGAGTGCCACGGCCCCCACCATCGGGAAGACCAACCAACCGCAAGGGAGAAGGCGTTGCCCACCGTCATCGACCAGGCCGTCCAGGCCCGACTCATCGCGTCCTCCCCGCAGACCCGTTCCGTCCCCGCCCAGCTCCGGTACCGGCGCGCCGATCCCTTCGCGGTGCGCATCTCCTTCCCGCCGGCCGCCTCGCTCGACGGCGCCGAGGTCGAGTGGGCGTTCGCGCGCGAACTGCTGGCCGGCGGATTGCTGTCCCCGTCGGGCGGCGGCGACGTCCGGGTCTGGCCGTGCGGGCCGGAGCGGACGGTCCTGGAGTTCCACGCGCCGGAGGGCGTGGCCATGGTGCAGATCGACACCGCCGAACTGCGCGGGTTCCTGGCACGCTCGTACGCGCTGGTGCCGGTGGGCGGCGAGGCCGGGTGCCTCGACGTCGACGGGGGTGTCGAGGCGCTGCTGCGTCAGCTCTGAATACCGACCGGTCGGATTGGCGTGGGGAGCGGTGCGGGGAAGGGGGCTTCGACCGCCGGTCGTTCGGTGGGTCGGTGGTTTGGTGGTCCGATGGTCCGGAGCGACCGGCGGCGCGAGCCGTGACCGCTACCGGGTCGGCCCCTCCGACGTGTTCCCGGCACGGGCGCGGGAGGCGAGGATCTCC is a window from the Streptomyces mobaraensis genome containing:
- a CDS encoding endonuclease V, whose product is MNHTTDDPTGEPPPGWPTTEAEALAVQDALRDRVVLDEPGPVPGAELTAVGVDVAYDDERDLVAAAAVALDTRTLRVVAEATAVGRVAFPYVPGLLAFREIPTVLAALGRLPATPDLVVCDGYGLAHPRRFGLAAHLGVLTGLPTIGVAKNPFTFRHAPPGPARGDTAPLLDGDEEVGRALRTREGVKPVYVSVGHRVNLDRACAHTLGLARTYRLPETTRAADALCRRALAEAR
- a CDS encoding dihydrodipicolinate synthase family protein, which gives rise to MRPTTVRPTGFIPPLCTPLTLEGAVDTGSLRRLVEHVLDGGASALFALGTCGEAVFLTDEQRRTVVRTTVEAAGGRVPVLAGVIDTTTPRVLERAREAAGLGADALVATAPFYTDTHPAETADHFRRVRAETGLPLLAYDIPSRVHTKLPPAVLLDLAEDRTLVGLKDSSGDLDTLRHLLVALRRRGLDRHFTVLTGSELTADAALLIGADGVVAGLGNVDPAAYTRLHTHARAGRWPEAVAEQNRLTTLQTLIRAGDTTDMSGTAAAVGAFKAALELLGVITCRATAAPLRPLPEDAVREVERLLKDGGLL
- a CDS encoding spore wall synthesis regulator SsgD, with protein sequence MPTVIDQAVQARLIASSPQTRSVPAQLRYRRADPFAVRISFPPAASLDGAEVEWAFARELLAGGLLSPSGGGDVRVWPCGPERTVLEFHAPEGVAMVQIDTAELRGFLARSYALVPVGGEAGCLDVDGGVEALLRQL
- a CDS encoding MmcQ/YjbR family DNA-binding protein, with the protein product MPSAPRSTRSTRARIREFALSLPEAVEEFPWDESAVVKVNKKIFVFLGAEGAEAPGISVKLRDEEAHGHALAVPGAAPSGYGLGRSGWVSVPLAGGGAPVELLCDWVEESYRTIAPKRLVARLDG
- a CDS encoding YciI family protein is translated as MFVLELTYIAPLDRVEAAHAEHLAWLDAHYASGVFLASGRKVPRDGGVILAVGEDRAKMEEITRSDPFSVAGVCEYTITEFVPTKTAPALEAYREQRPPS